One window of the Paenibacillus beijingensis genome contains the following:
- a CDS encoding methyltransferase domain-containing protein produces the protein MSNIYEQTGVAMTCRGFDEYIRMFDLKPADLEGGETADIAAGGSSFAAEAFLRGQHVTAIDPRYAQAAELWVEESSQEIETSTAKLAAIADIFDWTYYGNIERHHLGRADSLAKFAADVVRPDRKGSYVAGALPSLPVEDGRFRLVLCSHFLFLYARQFGYKFHRDALLELLRICKPGGQVRIYPLSSLHWEPYARMDDLLTELKAAGAETGFFTSRLPFIPGSTEGLLISRPL, from the coding sequence ATGAGCAACATTTATGAGCAGACCGGAGTCGCCATGACTTGCCGGGGATTTGACGAGTACATCCGAATGTTCGATCTTAAGCCTGCCGATTTGGAGGGAGGGGAGACTGCCGATATCGCAGCGGGCGGATCTTCCTTTGCCGCGGAGGCGTTCCTAAGAGGGCAGCATGTGACGGCGATCGATCCCCGTTACGCGCAGGCTGCCGAGCTGTGGGTGGAGGAGTCGTCGCAGGAGATTGAGACGTCGACGGCGAAGCTTGCGGCGATTGCCGATATATTTGATTGGACGTATTACGGCAACATCGAGCGTCACCACCTTGGAAGAGCGGACAGCCTGGCCAAGTTTGCGGCCGATGTCGTGCGTCCGGACCGGAAGGGCAGTTATGTGGCGGGCGCTTTGCCTTCGCTGCCGGTAGAGGACGGCCGGTTCCGACTCGTGCTGTGCAGTCATTTTCTGTTTCTGTATGCGCGGCAGTTCGGGTATAAGTTCCACCGCGACGCACTGCTGGAGCTGCTGCGAATATGCAAGCCCGGCGGGCAGGTGCGGATTTACCCGCTGAGCTCGCTACACTGGGAACCGTATGCCCGCATGGACGACCTGCTCACGGAGCTTAAAGCTGCCGGTGCGGAGACGGGATTTTTCACTTCCCGATTGCCGTTCATTCCGGGCTCGACCGAAGGGCTGCTTATTTCCCGCCCGCTTTAA
- a CDS encoding YebC/PmpR family DNA-binding transcriptional regulator: MKFKLFKDRKGKADQAKNNKFVKLAREIYVQARRGGPNPEANYGLKTAIASARAEQMPVDNIERAIKKATGAGDGVEYEEIMYEGYGPGGVAIMVKCLTDNRNRTAADVRAVFNKRGGNMGESGCVAYMFDHKGLLVIDREQFEVDEDTMMMQALEAGAEDIVVEEESFEILTPPFEFDKVKMALEAEGYEFASASVRWLPQNTIIVEGENAEKLQKMMDAFEDNDDVQDVYSNFEIIEN; this comes from the coding sequence ATGAAATTCAAACTGTTTAAAGACCGTAAAGGAAAAGCCGACCAGGCTAAAAATAATAAATTCGTCAAGCTTGCGCGGGAAATTTATGTGCAGGCACGCCGCGGCGGCCCGAATCCGGAAGCGAACTACGGGCTGAAAACGGCGATTGCCAGCGCACGAGCCGAGCAAATGCCGGTCGATAACATCGAACGGGCGATCAAGAAAGCGACCGGGGCGGGCGATGGCGTCGAGTATGAGGAAATTATGTACGAAGGGTACGGACCCGGCGGGGTGGCAATTATGGTCAAATGTTTGACGGACAACCGCAACCGGACGGCGGCCGACGTTCGCGCCGTTTTTAATAAGAGAGGCGGGAACATGGGCGAAAGCGGCTGTGTCGCTTACATGTTCGATCATAAGGGACTGCTCGTCATTGACCGCGAACAATTCGAGGTCGATGAAGATACGATGATGATGCAGGCGCTCGAAGCCGGCGCGGAAGATATTGTCGTCGAGGAAGAAAGCTTCGAAATTTTGACGCCGCCGTTCGAATTCGACAAGGTGAAGATGGCTCTTGAAGCGGAAGGCTACGAGTTCGCGAGCGCTTCGGTGCGCTGGCTGCCGCAGAACACGATTATAGTCGAAGGCGAGAACGCGGAGAAGCTGCAAAAAATGATGGATGCGTTTGAGGACAACGACGACGTTCAGGACGTTTATTCCAACTTTGAAATCATCGA
- a CDS encoding cold shock domain-containing protein, with amino-acid sequence MTGTVKWFNAEKGYGFIQVDNGDDVFVHYSAIQGDGFKSLEEGQSVEFDITEGNRGPQAANVIKL; translated from the coding sequence TTGACAGGAACAGTTAAGTGGTTTAACGCAGAAAAAGGCTACGGATTTATCCAAGTTGACAACGGTGACGACGTATTCGTTCACTACTCCGCGATCCAAGGCGATGGCTTCAAGTCCCTTGAAGAAGGTCAATCGGTTGAATTCGACATCACAGAAGGCAACCGCGGTCCGCAAGCGGCTAACGTAATCAAGTTATAA